One window of the Rhizobiaceae bacterium genome contains the following:
- a CDS encoding type II toxin-antitoxin system VapC family toxin, with protein sequence MSVVVDNSMALAWTLIDEQSAASDEVLDRVMKYGASVPFIFRAEFANGLTMAVRRKRIDAKARAEALEFIETLALSHDEEGKSRMAATVELADRYSLTVYDALYLELAQRLGRPLATFDKKLIAAALDAAVPLSAS encoded by the coding sequence TTGAGCGTCGTCGTCGACAACTCGATGGCACTGGCCTGGACGCTGATAGATGAGCAGAGCGCTGCATCCGACGAGGTTCTTGATCGCGTAATGAAATACGGCGCATCTGTTCCGTTCATTTTCCGGGCAGAGTTCGCAAACGGGCTGACGATGGCTGTTCGCCGCAAACGGATTGACGCCAAAGCCCGCGCCGAAGCGCTCGAATTCATAGAGACGCTGGCGCTTAGTCACGACGAAGAAGGAAAGTCGCGGATGGCGGCTACGGTTGAACTGGCGGACAGATACAGCCTGACCGTCTACGACGCACTCTATCTCGAGCTTGCCCAGCGTCTCGGCCGGCCCCTCGCGACCTTCGACAAAAAGCTCATCGCTGCGGCTCTCGATGCCGCCGTCCCCCTCTCGGCGTCGTGA
- a CDS encoding DUF2333 family protein: MLEPIVNFVARIFQWIGRGLGWVISILLWPFMWLGRWYVARGWILKAVVGAFLVLLVGLYGYFVYSTQAWTGFDPDYVEAYRYETRNVSAGEQVAAGGGADTTRTCGRSAIADVAADLTNYNVNQNPWISSMILYKLGFFGIDWDHTPFLDNKASFQRGINQAVRRTTTELADNLGRVRTTSQIDGDLQDARGNMQFDEETWYFGLNPFGPKTPTPSYYRDAIAKLRSFNARLENCQAVFDARADNLKIYLDRIASDIGSTSALLKDRAENYNAGFFDLRADDRFWFAYGQLYAYYGFMKAAEADFEDVLKQRNLLSLWQTMDAQFVAALKVQPAIIANSREDGLFASHLTTMGFYILRVRSNMVEISNVLAQ; this comes from the coding sequence ATGCTTGAGCCCATCGTGAACTTCGTGGCCCGCATCTTCCAGTGGATCGGACGTGGGCTCGGCTGGGTGATCAGCATCCTGCTTTGGCCCTTCATGTGGCTCGGACGCTGGTATGTCGCTCGCGGGTGGATTCTGAAGGCTGTGGTGGGCGCTTTCCTCGTGCTGCTGGTCGGCCTCTACGGATACTTCGTCTATTCGACCCAGGCCTGGACCGGATTCGACCCGGACTATGTCGAAGCGTATCGCTACGAGACACGCAACGTCTCGGCCGGCGAACAGGTCGCGGCCGGAGGCGGCGCCGATACGACACGCACCTGCGGCCGGTCCGCCATCGCGGATGTCGCGGCGGACCTCACCAACTACAACGTCAACCAGAACCCGTGGATCTCGTCGATGATCCTCTACAAGCTGGGTTTCTTCGGCATCGACTGGGACCACACGCCGTTCCTCGACAACAAGGCGTCGTTCCAGCGCGGCATCAACCAGGCGGTGCGACGCACGACGACCGAGCTTGCCGACAATCTCGGCCGCGTCCGCACCACCTCGCAGATCGACGGCGATCTGCAGGACGCGCGCGGCAACATGCAGTTCGACGAGGAAACGTGGTATTTCGGCCTCAACCCCTTCGGCCCGAAGACCCCCACGCCGAGCTATTATCGCGACGCGATCGCCAAGCTGCGCTCCTTCAATGCCCGACTAGAGAACTGCCAGGCGGTGTTCGACGCGCGCGCCGACAATCTGAAGATCTATCTCGACCGGATCGCCAGCGACATCGGCTCGACTTCGGCGCTGTTGAAGGACCGCGCCGAGAACTATAATGCCGGCTTCTTCGACCTGCGCGCCGACGACAGGTTCTGGTTCGCCTACGGCCAGCTCTACGCCTATTACGGCTTCATGAAAGCCGCCGAGGCCGATTTCGAGGACGTGCTCAAGCAACGCAACCTGTTGAGCCTATGGCAGACCATGGACGCCCAGTTCGTCGCCGCGCTGAAAGTGCAGCCCGCCATCATCGCCAACAGCCGCGAGGACGGTCTGTTCGCCTCGCATCTGACGACGATGGGCTTCTATATCCTGCGCGTCCGCTCCAACATGGTTGAGATCAGCAACGTGCTGGCGCAGTAG
- a CDS encoding ATP-binding protein, producing MDAGLTTVAEADIEKHRATAQSMITRVIVLEDSSGQSSTALAGTGRRFVSTVSTGSIRKTREVELSRTITAIRPDDPLMGIGQHTLLYRARRGIAVSLAIADIFGRGNDLESLQAKNARSPLEGDEATRFKKLLSAAAYVAAFSFASYLSQLIDSEGEPPNDVAEPDFLFDTAQDALKSMVAGLDRALAGAKDDADLMARADAFARVAIEGLLARKSRFDGLGSFENAHIRIDADDFTLDGFDVAPGKKSRPLEMTFKKPEEVVGNHIAKYQSVKLAKMLMAYDFDRQMNPFVELGGFLFTFIGDGAPGTGKTTLIQMIAGLVNNYCQIAGYPFHYENFGVDQISSYQGKSGQNCRAFIDNVLSPRAIGFGTIDDIDQVAAKRSDDRASAGQHEITGVLMSAFSGAMTVVRGNCSFGMFSNYPENVDDALRQRAGARWLVDGPQTREDYIDIFVLLAGRNHTIPLGDHQLYAAQEIQRAVDTAYESHSKPHEDGLMQVYERFMKENGQPKTLADIGEYLHMIKEAEPRFTGRAIKNVTDAIKMRAMDIELPDDWFEKPETFMHKSYDEKKAMVEELRGPFDMTMVMQEINRYADSEFRYSDRADDSAVQKLLRDARLRERAAREMEELKQKGLWNA from the coding sequence ATGGACGCAGGACTGACGACGGTCGCCGAAGCCGATATCGAGAAGCACCGCGCCACCGCCCAATCCATGATCACGCGCGTGATCGTGCTTGAGGATTCCTCCGGCCAGTCGAGCACGGCGCTTGCCGGCACCGGCCGCCGCTTCGTATCCACCGTTTCGACCGGCTCGATCCGCAAGACGCGCGAGGTCGAGCTGTCCAGGACCATCACGGCGATCAGACCCGACGATCCGCTGATGGGCATCGGCCAGCACACCCTGCTCTACCGCGCGCGGCGTGGCATCGCCGTGTCGCTCGCCATCGCCGACATCTTCGGCCGTGGCAACGACCTTGAAAGCCTTCAGGCCAAGAATGCACGCTCGCCGCTGGAGGGCGACGAGGCAACGCGTTTCAAGAAGCTGCTCTCGGCCGCCGCCTATGTCGCCGCCTTTTCCTTCGCCTCCTACCTGTCGCAACTGATCGACAGCGAGGGCGAGCCGCCAAACGACGTCGCGGAGCCGGATTTCCTGTTCGATACCGCCCAGGACGCTCTGAAATCGATGGTTGCGGGCCTCGACCGCGCCCTTGCCGGCGCCAAGGACGACGCCGACCTGATGGCGCGGGCGGACGCTTTCGCACGGGTCGCGATCGAGGGACTGCTCGCCCGCAAGAGCCGTTTCGACGGGCTTGGGTCGTTCGAGAATGCCCATATCCGCATCGACGCCGACGACTTCACGCTCGACGGCTTCGACGTCGCGCCGGGCAAGAAGTCCAGGCCGCTGGAGATGACCTTCAAGAAGCCCGAGGAGGTCGTCGGCAACCACATCGCGAAATACCAGTCGGTAAAGCTGGCCAAGATGCTGATGGCCTATGACTTCGACCGGCAGATGAACCCGTTCGTCGAGCTGGGCGGCTTCCTGTTCACCTTCATCGGCGACGGCGCGCCGGGCACCGGCAAGACGACGCTGATCCAGATGATCGCCGGTCTCGTCAACAACTACTGCCAGATCGCCGGCTACCCCTTCCACTACGAGAATTTCGGCGTCGACCAGATCTCGTCCTATCAGGGCAAATCCGGCCAGAACTGCCGCGCCTTCATCGACAACGTGCTGAGCCCGCGCGCCATCGGCTTCGGGACGATCGACGATATCGATCAGGTCGCGGCGAAACGTTCGGACGACCGCGCCTCGGCCGGCCAGCACGAGATCACTGGCGTGCTGATGTCGGCCTTCTCGGGAGCCATGACCGTCGTGCGCGGCAATTGCTCCTTCGGCATGTTCTCCAACTATCCGGAGAATGTCGACGACGCGCTGCGCCAGCGCGCCGGGGCGCGGTGGCTGGTCGACGGCCCGCAGACGCGCGAGGACTACATCGACATCTTCGTGCTGCTCGCCGGCAGGAACCACACCATCCCGCTTGGCGATCATCAGCTTTACGCGGCGCAGGAGATCCAGCGCGCGGTCGACACAGCCTATGAAAGCCATTCGAAGCCGCACGAGGACGGGCTGATGCAGGTCTACGAGCGCTTCATGAAGGAGAACGGCCAGCCGAAGACGCTGGCCGATATCGGCGAATATCTGCACATGATCAAGGAGGCCGAGCCGCGCTTCACCGGCCGCGCCATCAAGAACGTCACCGACGCGATCAAGATGCGGGCCATGGACATCGAGCTTCCGGACGACTGGTTCGAAAAGCCCGAGACCTTCATGCACAAGTCCTATGACGAGAAGAAAGCCATGGTGGAGGAACTGCGCGGGCCATTCGACATGACCATGGTCATGCAGGAGATCAACCGCTACGCCGACTCCGAGTTCCGCTATTCCGACCGGGCCGACGATTCCGCCGTCCAGAAGCTGCTGCGCGACGCGCGGCTGCGCGAACGCGCCGCCCGCGAGATGGAGGAATTGAAGCAGAAGGGATTGTGGAATGCTTGA
- a CDS encoding heavy metal translocating P-type ATPase — MKHVSLDISGMTCAACSARVGKALSKVDGVTAAEVNLALERANIELADTVTAEQLIAAVEKAGYGAALRVDDAAAQRRADDERDALRLAEERQMLVRFAVSAILSVPLVVGTLPMMLGLGHAWIGPWTQLVLAAGVMAVAGTRFYREAFSAVRGGTANMAVLVSIGTGVAFVASTVEVLRGNGHAHLYFEAAAVVLTLTTLGKYLETRARRGASAALAALGRLQPREAELVVEGGVRRVPAETLKTGDVVLVRPGARFPADGAIISGATSVDEAIVTGESLPVERGVGDPVLTGTVNGAGAVEVKVTRVGADTRLARMAKLVEDAQTGTAPIQRLVDRISAIFVPAILLAAVVTFAGWWLMAGDPTAGIPASVALLVIACPCALGLATPTALVAGTGAAARAGILIRDIETLERADEIGTVAFDKTGTLTEGKPRVTQIVALDGDADRLLSLAASIETRSEHPLGRAVVERTKDAGLPLPDAANVSAIVGEGLVGTVDGRRVAVGNARLTAREGMEAGEIDSLKASLGAAGTVAYVMVDGKLAGGLLFADEARPEAAAVIAELKGRGLRTMMLTGDNIGIGTALGESIGMEEVRAGLLPEEKLEIVRSLSGDPGRRLAFVGDGVNDGPALAAAHLGIAMSSGADVAREAAAITLMRPDLRLVPASLDIAHATRRTIRQNLAWAFVYNLIGIPLAALGFLSPIVAGAAMAFSSVSVVTNSALLTRWKPSNQK, encoded by the coding sequence ATGAAGCACGTCTCGCTCGACATTTCCGGCATGACCTGCGCCGCCTGCTCCGCGCGCGTCGGCAAGGCGCTGTCGAAGGTGGATGGCGTCACGGCGGCGGAGGTCAACCTCGCGCTGGAGCGCGCCAACATCGAACTTGCCGACACGGTGACGGCGGAGCAACTGATCGCTGCCGTCGAGAAGGCCGGATACGGCGCCGCCCTGCGGGTGGACGACGCGGCGGCTCAGCGGCGGGCCGACGACGAACGCGATGCGCTGAGACTCGCCGAGGAGCGGCAGATGCTCGTGCGCTTCGCGGTGAGCGCGATTCTGTCGGTTCCCCTGGTGGTCGGCACGCTGCCGATGATGCTTGGTCTCGGCCATGCGTGGATCGGCCCGTGGACGCAGCTTGTGCTCGCCGCCGGCGTCATGGCGGTTGCCGGCACGCGTTTCTACCGCGAGGCGTTCAGCGCCGTGCGGGGCGGCACCGCCAACATGGCCGTGCTGGTGTCGATCGGCACGGGCGTCGCCTTCGTCGCCTCGACGGTCGAGGTCCTGCGCGGCAACGGACACGCACACCTCTATTTCGAGGCGGCCGCCGTCGTGCTGACGCTGACGACGCTCGGAAAATATCTCGAAACGCGGGCGCGGCGCGGGGCATCGGCGGCACTTGCCGCCTTGGGTCGCCTGCAGCCGCGCGAAGCCGAGCTCGTCGTCGAAGGCGGCGTCCGCCGCGTGCCCGCGGAGACCTTGAAGACGGGCGATGTCGTCCTCGTGCGGCCCGGCGCGCGATTCCCCGCCGACGGTGCCATCATTTCCGGCGCGACAAGCGTGGACGAGGCCATCGTCACCGGCGAGAGCCTGCCCGTCGAACGCGGCGTCGGCGATCCGGTGCTGACCGGCACCGTCAACGGCGCCGGCGCCGTCGAGGTCAAGGTGACGCGCGTCGGCGCGGATACCCGCCTCGCGCGCATGGCGAAACTGGTCGAGGACGCCCAGACCGGCACCGCGCCGATCCAGAGGCTGGTGGACCGGATCTCGGCGATCTTCGTGCCAGCGATCCTGCTGGCGGCCGTCGTGACCTTCGCGGGCTGGTGGCTGATGGCCGGCGATCCGACCGCCGGCATCCCGGCCTCGGTCGCGTTGCTCGTCATCGCCTGCCCCTGCGCGCTGGGCCTCGCTACGCCGACGGCGCTGGTGGCCGGCACCGGCGCGGCGGCGAGAGCCGGCATCCTGATCCGCGACATCGAGACATTGGAGCGAGCGGACGAGATCGGCACGGTCGCCTTCGACAAGACCGGCACGCTGACCGAGGGCAAGCCGCGCGTCACGCAGATCGTGGCGCTGGACGGCGATGCGGATCGCCTCCTGTCGCTTGCCGCCTCCATCGAGACGCGCAGCGAGCATCCGCTCGGACGGGCCGTGGTCGAGCGGACGAAGGATGCCGGCCTGCCGCTGCCCGACGCCGCGAATGTGAGCGCCATCGTCGGCGAAGGCCTTGTGGGAACCGTCGACGGACGGCGCGTTGCGGTCGGCAATGCGCGCCTGACGGCACGCGAGGGCATGGAAGCCGGGGAGATCGATTCGCTCAAGGCCAGCCTTGGGGCGGCGGGAACCGTTGCCTATGTCATGGTTGACGGCAAGCTTGCCGGCGGACTGCTTTTTGCCGACGAGGCAAGGCCGGAAGCGGCGGCGGTCATCGCCGAACTCAAGGGGCGCGGCCTGCGCACGATGATGCTTACCGGCGACAATATCGGCATCGGCACGGCACTCGGCGAATCGATCGGCATGGAAGAGGTGCGGGCCGGCCTGCTGCCGGAAGAGAAGCTGGAGATCGTGCGAAGCCTCTCCGGCGATCCCGGCAGACGGCTCGCCTTCGTCGGCGACGGCGTCAATGACGGTCCCGCGCTGGCGGCCGCGCATCTCGGCATCGCCATGTCCTCCGGCGCGGATGTCGCGCGGGAAGCCGCCGCCATCACGCTCATGCGTCCCGACCTACGCCTTGTGCCGGCCTCGCTCGACATCGCGCATGCAACCAGAAGGACGATCCGCCAGAACCTGGCCTGGGCTTTCGTCTACAATCTGATCGGCATTCCATTAGCGGCGCTGGGCTTCCTTTCACCGATCGTCGCCGGTGCGGCGATGGCGTTTTCCTCCGTTTCGGTCGTCACCAACTCGGCCCTGTTGACGCGCTGGAAGCCGTCGAACCAAAAGTGA
- a CDS encoding formate--tetrahydrofolate ligase, which translates to MAEVKSDIEIARAAKKKPIMEIGKKLGIPEEHLLPYGHDKAKISAEFIKSVQDRKNGKLILVTAINPTPAGEGKTTTTVGLGDGLNRIGKKAITCIREASLGPNFGVKGGAAGGGYAQVVPMEDMNLHFTGDFHAITTAHNLLSALIDNHIYWGNELGIDTRRVTWRRVMDMNDRALREIITSLGGVANGYPREAGFDITVASEVMAILCLSKDLKDLEKRLGDIIVAYRRDKSPVYARDLKADGAMAVLLKDAMQPNLVQTLENNAAFVHGGPFANIAHGCNSVVATATALKLADYVVTEAGFGADLGAEKFFDIKCRKAGLKPAAAVIVATVRAMKMNGGVKKEDLGSENVEAVKKGCANLGRHIENVKQFGVPVVVAMNHFISDTDAEIQAMKDFVAEQGAEAILCKHWAKGSEGIVDLANKVVELAESGTAQFSPLYPDEMKLFDKIDTIVKRIYRGSEAIADKAVRDQLKQWEDAGYGNLPVCMAKTQYSFSTDPNLRGAPTGHVVPVREVRLSAGAGFVVAICGEIMTMPGLPKVPSSEKIFLNEAGQIEGLF; encoded by the coding sequence ATGGCCGAAGTGAAATCCGACATCGAGATCGCGCGTGCGGCGAAGAAGAAGCCGATCATGGAAATCGGCAAGAAGCTCGGCATTCCGGAAGAGCACCTGCTGCCCTACGGCCACGACAAGGCGAAGATCTCGGCCGAATTCATCAAGTCCGTGCAGGACAGGAAGAATGGCAAGCTGATCCTCGTCACCGCCATCAATCCCACCCCGGCCGGCGAAGGCAAGACGACGACCACCGTCGGCCTCGGCGACGGCCTGAACCGGATCGGAAAGAAGGCGATCACCTGCATCCGGGAAGCTTCGCTCGGGCCGAATTTCGGCGTGAAGGGCGGCGCGGCCGGCGGCGGCTATGCGCAGGTCGTGCCGATGGAAGACATGAATCTCCACTTCACCGGAGACTTCCATGCCATCACGACGGCTCACAATCTGCTGTCGGCGCTCATCGACAACCACATCTACTGGGGCAACGAGCTCGGCATCGACACGCGCCGCGTCACCTGGCGCCGCGTCATGGACATGAACGACCGCGCGCTGCGCGAGATCATCACCTCGCTGGGCGGCGTCGCCAACGGCTATCCACGCGAAGCCGGCTTCGACATCACCGTCGCTTCCGAGGTGATGGCGATCCTCTGCCTTTCCAAGGATCTGAAGGACCTCGAGAAGCGTCTCGGCGACATCATCGTCGCCTATCGCCGCGACAAGAGCCCGGTCTATGCCCGCGACCTCAAGGCCGACGGGGCCATGGCCGTGCTGCTCAAGGACGCCATGCAGCCGAATCTGGTGCAGACGCTGGAGAACAATGCCGCCTTTGTACATGGCGGCCCCTTCGCCAACATCGCGCATGGCTGCAATTCGGTGGTCGCCACCGCGACGGCGTTGAAGCTTGCCGACTATGTCGTCACCGAAGCGGGCTTCGGCGCCGATCTCGGCGCGGAAAAGTTCTTCGACATCAAGTGCCGCAAGGCGGGGCTGAAGCCGGCAGCTGCGGTCATCGTCGCCACCGTGCGCGCCATGAAGATGAATGGCGGCGTGAAGAAGGAAGACCTCGGCAGCGAGAATGTCGAGGCGGTCAAGAAGGGCTGCGCCAATCTCGGCCGCCATATCGAGAACGTGAAGCAGTTCGGCGTGCCGGTGGTCGTGGCGATGAACCACTTCATCTCCGACACCGATGCCGAAATCCAGGCGATGAAGGATTTTGTCGCGGAGCAGGGAGCGGAGGCGATCCTCTGCAAGCACTGGGCAAAGGGCTCGGAAGGCATTGTCGACCTTGCCAACAAGGTGGTCGAGCTGGCCGAGAGCGGAACCGCGCAGTTCTCGCCGCTCTACCCCGACGAGATGAAGCTCTTCGACAAGATCGACACGATCGTGAAGCGCATCTATCGCGGCTCGGAGGCGATCGCCGACAAGGCGGTGCGCGACCAGCTCAAGCAGTGGGAGGATGCCGGCTACGGCAATCTGCCGGTCTGCATGGCCAAGACGCAGTATTCCTTCTCGACCGATCCGAACCTGCGCGGCGCGCCGACCGGCCATGTCGTGCCGGTGCGCGAGGTGCGGCTGTCGGCCGGCGCCGGTTTCGTCGTCGCCATCTGCGGCGAGATCATGACCATGCCGGGCCTGCCGAAGGTGCCGTCTTCGGAGAAGATCTTCCTCAACGAAGCCGGCCAGATCGAAGGGCTTTTCTAG
- a CDS encoding heavy-metal-associated domain-containing protein: MQIRLKVDGMTCGGCVRAVQTVLSRMDKVDNVAVDLAAGEAVVSAQDGIDAAALIATVEDAGYEARQI, translated from the coding sequence ATGCAGATCAGGCTGAAGGTGGATGGCATGACGTGCGGCGGCTGCGTGCGCGCGGTTCAGACGGTGCTGTCCCGCATGGACAAGGTGGACAATGTGGCGGTCGATCTCGCGGCCGGCGAGGCGGTCGTCAGCGCACAGGACGGCATCGACGCCGCCGCGCTGATCGCGACCGTCGAAGATGCGGGTTACGAAGCCCGCCAGATCTGA
- a CDS encoding RNA methyltransferase: MFPIRIDDPEDPRIAAYRDIRERDLVGRQGLFVAEGKVVLNVLFSARRFETESVLLLENRLAGMADTLALAPEGTPLYVASADVLDRIAGFHMHRGVLAIGRRREQPAIDALLDELPADALVLALIGIANHDNMGAIFRNAAAFGADAVLIDPTCCDPLYRKAIRVSVGAALKIPFAAAPDPKSLIEKLAARDFAGIALSPSGAREIGEYRTSGRVALFLGAEGPGLPSNVLAALETVRIRMAKGFDSLNVAAASAIALHHFAQNRWTKD, encoded by the coding sequence ATGTTTCCGATCCGCATCGACGATCCCGAAGACCCCAGAATCGCGGCCTACAGGGATATTCGCGAGCGTGACCTCGTCGGACGGCAGGGGCTGTTCGTGGCCGAGGGCAAGGTGGTGCTGAACGTTCTTTTTTCGGCGCGGCGCTTCGAGACGGAATCGGTCCTGCTGCTGGAGAACCGGCTCGCCGGCATGGCCGACACGCTGGCGCTCGCGCCTGAAGGCACACCGCTCTACGTCGCCAGCGCCGATGTCCTCGACCGCATCGCCGGCTTTCACATGCATCGCGGCGTGCTGGCAATCGGCAGGCGGCGGGAGCAGCCTGCAATCGACGCGCTGCTGGACGAACTGCCCGCCGATGCGCTGGTCCTCGCCCTGATCGGCATCGCGAATCACGACAATATGGGCGCGATCTTCCGCAATGCGGCAGCCTTCGGCGCGGATGCGGTGCTCATCGACCCGACCTGCTGCGACCCTCTCTACCGCAAGGCGATTCGCGTTTCCGTGGGCGCGGCGCTCAAAATCCCGTTCGCCGCCGCGCCTGATCCGAAAAGCCTGATCGAAAAGCTCGCGGCGCGCGACTTTGCGGGAATCGCGCTCTCGCCGTCGGGCGCGCGTGAGATTGGTGAATATCGAACGTCGGGACGCGTGGCGCTGTTTCTGGGCGCGGAAGGGCCTGGCCTTCCCAGCAACGTTCTCGCCGCGCTGGAAACCGTACGGATCAGGATGGCGAAGGGTTTCGACAGTCTGAATGTCGCCGCGGCGTCGGCGATCGCCCTGCATCACTTCGCGCAGAATCGCTGGACGAAGGACTGA
- a CDS encoding flagellar export protein FliJ codes for MKSRENLVRLKQFKVGEKRRHLLQLDMMIAEFERMAAELEAQIAAEERKSGITDVNHFAYPTFAKAARQRRDNLRASQNDLLQQRANAQAILAEAEAELSRAEALESRETKTRDMEHAPRSAMIG; via the coding sequence ATGAAATCGCGTGAAAATCTCGTTCGGCTAAAGCAGTTCAAGGTCGGCGAGAAGCGGCGACACCTGCTGCAGCTCGACATGATGATAGCCGAATTCGAGCGGATGGCGGCGGAACTCGAGGCGCAGATCGCGGCCGAGGAACGAAAGTCCGGCATCACCGACGTCAATCATTTCGCCTATCCAACCTTCGCCAAGGCGGCGCGGCAGCGCCGGGACAATCTGCGCGCCTCGCAGAACGATCTCCTGCAGCAACGCGCCAACGCACAAGCCATACTCGCCGAAGCTGAAGCGGAGCTGTCCAGGGCCGAGGCGCTCGAATCACGCGAGACCAAGACGCGCGACATGGAGCATGCGCCGCGCAGCGCGATGATCGGCTGA
- a CDS encoding 3-hydroxyacyl-CoA dehydrogenase: MNPSNHVAIVTGGGSGLGEATARALAARGAKVALLDIGVERAEKVAADIAGIAVRCDVASAESGEAAVAEVVERLGAPRILVNCAGIAVGSRTTGKDGPHPLDLFRRVIEINLIGSFNMIRLMASRAEKLEPLEGGERGVIVSTASVAAYDGQIGQAAYSASKGGVVGMTLPVARDLARAGIRVMTIAPGIFKTPMMANMPQEVQDSLGAAVPFPPRLGEPAEYAALALHIVENQMLNGEVIRLDGAIRMAPK, encoded by the coding sequence ATGAACCCTTCCAACCATGTCGCCATCGTCACCGGCGGAGGCTCCGGCCTCGGCGAAGCCACCGCGCGGGCGCTCGCCGCCAGGGGCGCGAAAGTGGCGCTCCTCGACATCGGCGTCGAGCGGGCGGAGAAAGTCGCGGCGGATATCGCCGGCATCGCGGTCCGATGCGATGTGGCCAGCGCCGAAAGCGGCGAGGCGGCGGTCGCCGAGGTCGTTGAGAGACTGGGTGCGCCGCGTATCCTCGTCAACTGCGCCGGCATCGCAGTCGGCTCGCGCACGACCGGAAAGGACGGGCCGCACCCGCTCGACCTCTTTCGCCGCGTCATCGAGATCAACCTGATCGGCAGCTTCAACATGATCCGGCTGATGGCGAGCCGCGCCGAAAAGCTGGAGCCGCTTGAAGGCGGCGAGCGCGGCGTGATCGTCAGCACCGCCTCGGTGGCCGCCTATGACGGGCAGATCGGGCAGGCTGCATACTCTGCCTCCAAGGGTGGCGTCGTCGGCATGACGCTGCCCGTCGCCCGCGACCTTGCCCGCGCCGGCATCCGCGTCATGACCATCGCGCCCGGCATCTTCAAGACGCCGATGATGGCGAACATGCCGCAGGAGGTGCAGGATTCGCTGGGCGCCGCCGTCCCCTTCCCGCCCCGTCTCGGCGAGCCGGCCGAATACGCGGCGCTGGCGCTCCACATCGTCGAGAACCAGATGCTCAACGGCGAGGTCATCCGCCTCGACGGTGCGATCCGCATGGCGCCGAAATAG
- a CDS encoding HugZ family protein has product MEKKRDVLRETDAESIRLAKTLLWSCRYGALAVLEAETGAPLASRVGVATDADGTPIILVSMLSAHTPAILADPRCSLLLGETGKGDPLAHPRITLSCRAKKVEKDTPDHERVSRRYLNRNPKAKLYVGLGDFSFFRLDIERASLNGGFGKAYALGRGDLVLSGPVVEALAAHEQRAADHMNEDHRDAIALYAQHFAGNRENADWTISGIDADGLDLVDGDRFQRVFFPEPLKDASELRPVLVSMAKTARDAGAQA; this is encoded by the coding sequence ATGGAAAAGAAGCGCGACGTGCTCAGGGAAACCGATGCGGAGTCGATCCGCCTCGCGAAGACCCTGCTATGGTCCTGCCGCTACGGTGCGCTGGCCGTGCTAGAGGCCGAAACCGGCGCGCCGCTCGCCAGCCGCGTCGGCGTTGCGACGGATGCCGACGGTACGCCGATCATCCTCGTTTCCATGCTGTCGGCACATACGCCGGCCATCCTCGCCGATCCGCGCTGCTCGCTCCTGCTTGGTGAAACTGGCAAGGGCGATCCCCTCGCCCATCCGCGCATCACGCTGTCCTGCCGGGCGAAGAAGGTCGAAAAGGACACGCCCGACCATGAGCGCGTGTCGCGCCGCTATCTCAATCGCAATCCCAAGGCGAAACTCTATGTCGGCCTTGGCGACTTCTCCTTCTTCCGGCTCGACATCGAGCGCGCCTCGCTGAACGGCGGTTTCGGCAAGGCCTATGCGCTCGGTCGCGGCGATCTCGTTCTGAGCGGACCGGTCGTCGAGGCGCTGGCGGCGCATGAGCAGCGCGCCGCCGACCACATGAACGAGGATCACCGCGACGCGATTGCCCTCTATGCGCAGCATTTCGCGGGCAATCGGGAAAATGCCGACTGGACGATCAGCGGCATCGACGCCGACGGGCTGGATCTGGTCGACGGCGACCGGTTCCAGCGCGTTTTCTTCCCCGAGCCGCTGAAGGACGCGAGCGAACTGCGGCCCGTGCTCGTATCCATGGCTAAAACCGCCCGCGACGCCGGCGCACAAGCTTGA